Proteins encoded within one genomic window of Alteribacter populi:
- a CDS encoding carbohydrate ABC transporter substrate-binding protein has protein sequence MIKASVLFSMSTVLLAVGLVACGNDEATTGSEESTTFHVAALESGYGSEMWEDVIEAYGAANEDVTVKLTTESNLEEVIRPSMQAGDYPDVVLLAMNREEALTETLVRENGLENITEVLNRNVYGEEQSVEDKLIDGFTETFATNPYADGETYLAPMFYSPTGLFYNVGLLEEKGWDVPETWDEMWELGDKAQEEGIWLFTYATASYFDTLLGSMLYASGGTDFYNSVMMYEEGVWEKTEAKQVLETIQQLADYTHPDTVANANPNDFRRNQQLILNNEALFMPNGTWVEGEMEDAPREDNFEWGMMPVPSFGEGEDRYAFSFFEQIWVPSAAENKDTAKEFITYMYSEEAASIFLDHGAVQPIEGITDELEGARQVYYGVYDDENVLPAMGTFVSTEPVPGVSMSETLYGSIDSIMNDTMTVEQWQNKIQEANDQLKQAVE, from the coding sequence TTGATAAAAGCTAGCGTTTTATTCTCTATGTCCACGGTATTACTGGCAGTTGGTTTAGTTGCATGTGGAAACGATGAAGCGACTACTGGATCTGAAGAATCGACAACTTTTCATGTAGCAGCATTAGAGTCAGGTTATGGAAGTGAAATGTGGGAGGATGTCATTGAAGCTTATGGAGCGGCTAACGAAGATGTGACGGTTAAATTAACGACTGAATCAAATTTAGAAGAAGTCATTCGCCCGAGTATGCAGGCTGGTGACTATCCAGATGTTGTTTTGCTAGCGATGAACAGGGAAGAAGCTTTGACCGAAACATTAGTGAGGGAAAACGGTCTTGAGAATATTACAGAGGTTCTAAATAGAAACGTCTATGGCGAAGAGCAGTCGGTGGAAGACAAGTTAATCGATGGATTTACGGAAACCTTCGCGACAAACCCTTATGCTGATGGAGAAACGTACCTAGCTCCAATGTTTTATAGTCCCACAGGCTTGTTTTACAACGTTGGATTATTAGAGGAAAAAGGCTGGGATGTCCCTGAAACGTGGGACGAAATGTGGGAATTAGGTGACAAGGCTCAAGAAGAGGGAATTTGGCTATTCACTTACGCAACAGCTAGCTATTTTGACACACTGCTAGGTTCAATGCTATATGCTTCTGGTGGAACAGATTTCTATAATTCGGTGATGATGTATGAAGAAGGTGTATGGGAAAAAACTGAGGCAAAACAAGTATTAGAAACAATTCAGCAATTAGCGGACTATACTCATCCAGATACGGTTGCCAATGCAAACCCTAATGACTTCAGAAGAAATCAACAGCTGATTTTAAATAATGAAGCATTGTTTATGCCAAACGGTACGTGGGTTGAGGGCGAGATGGAAGATGCTCCAAGAGAAGACAACTTTGAATGGGGAATGATGCCTGTTCCATCGTTTGGTGAAGGTGAAGACCGGTACGCTTTCTCTTTCTTTGAGCAGATTTGGGTTCCGTCCGCCGCTGAAAATAAAGATACAGCAAAAGAATTTATTACTTATATGTACTCAGAAGAAGCAGCTTCTATTTTTCTTGACCATGGGGCAGTACAACCTATTGAAGGCATAACAGATGAATTAGAAGGAGCCAGACAAGTCTATTATGGCGTTTATGATGATGAAAATGTTCTTCCTGCAATGGGTACATTCGTTTCTACAGAGCCTGTACCAGGAGTCAGTATGTCAGAAACATTGTACGGATCTATTGACAGTATCATGAACGATACAATGACAGTCGAACAGTGGCAAAACAAAATTCAAGAAGCAAA
- a CDS encoding AraC family transcriptional regulator: protein MSYEVYKVEGLKTEPYPLKLLYVTHSNYDKGWHSTQHSHHFTELFYIVSGKGSFVLREKEIPVKENDLVIINPNVEHTEKSNLQDPLEYLALGVEGLSFSLSKEKEAEIELFTYHGESEEIIFYLKKLLYEIQNHEREYEIVCQNILEVLIIKLKREKNLSIQSSKPKNINKTVAFCKYYINQNFRENITLDTLAKVGNINKYYLAHRFKKDLDITPIEYLNQVRIKEAKLLLETTDHSIAEIATFNGFKSQSFFSQAFKRSTGLTPTQYRRKHGDGSGPVIK, encoded by the coding sequence TTGTCTTACGAAGTCTATAAAGTAGAAGGTTTAAAAACAGAGCCATATCCATTAAAGCTCTTGTACGTCACACATTCAAATTATGATAAAGGGTGGCATAGCACGCAGCATTCTCATCATTTTACTGAACTTTTTTATATTGTTAGTGGAAAGGGATCTTTTGTTTTACGAGAAAAAGAAATTCCTGTGAAAGAGAATGATTTAGTGATTATAAACCCAAATGTTGAACATACCGAAAAGTCCAATCTTCAAGACCCGCTTGAGTATTTGGCATTAGGCGTTGAAGGCTTATCATTCTCACTTTCTAAGGAAAAAGAAGCGGAAATAGAATTGTTTACCTATCACGGGGAGAGTGAGGAAATTATATTTTATTTGAAGAAGTTATTATATGAGATTCAGAACCATGAACGTGAATACGAGATCGTCTGTCAAAACATTTTAGAGGTCCTCATTATTAAACTAAAGCGCGAGAAAAATCTCTCTATTCAATCGAGTAAACCTAAAAATATTAACAAAACTGTAGCCTTTTGCAAATATTATATTAACCAAAATTTTCGAGAAAATATAACACTCGACACATTAGCCAAAGTCGGAAACATCAACAAATACTACCTCGCTCACCGTTTTAAAAAAGACCTTGATATCACCCCTATAGAGTATTTAAACCAGGTCAGAATAAAAGAAGCCAAACTTCTTCTTGAGACAACCGATCACAGCATCGCAGAGATCGCAACCTTTAACGGATTCAAGTCGCAATCTTTTTTCTCCCAAGCCTTTAAACGCTCAACCGGCCTAACCCCTACTCAATACCGTAGGAAGCATGGGGACGGTTCGGGACCAGTGATAAAGTAG
- a CDS encoding C-terminal binding protein: protein MAKFKVVVTDFEYSTFEPEKEVFADLDVELVFEQCRTEDEVIEKCKNADALLNQYAPLGKKVIDSLDQCKVISRYGVGVNNVDLEAANEKGIIVSNVTDYCLDEVADHAMTMLLASARKIALLNEAVKRGKWDFKAADPIFRLRGTTLGLIGFGNIPQNLTKKAQAFGIKVVAYDPFVPQEVADSHQVELLDLNEVCNVSDYVSVHLPLNQHTEKIMSDEQFAAMKNTAFVINTARGPVIDEKALIKALEQNEIAGAALDVLEKEPVEKDNPLLKMDQVILSPHAAFYSVEAERELKRKAAENIADTLSGYFPKYIVGEA, encoded by the coding sequence ATGGCTAAGTTTAAGGTTGTTGTTACAGATTTTGAATACAGTACTTTCGAGCCGGAAAAAGAAGTATTTGCTGATCTTGATGTGGAATTAGTATTTGAACAGTGTCGCACAGAAGATGAAGTGATTGAGAAGTGTAAAAATGCGGACGCGCTATTGAATCAGTATGCGCCTTTGGGTAAAAAAGTGATTGACTCACTTGATCAATGCAAAGTCATTTCCAGGTATGGCGTCGGTGTTAATAATGTCGACCTTGAAGCTGCCAACGAAAAGGGAATCATCGTCAGCAATGTCACAGACTATTGTCTCGATGAAGTTGCAGACCACGCCATGACGATGCTTCTTGCAAGTGCGAGAAAAATTGCCTTACTAAACGAGGCTGTCAAGCGAGGAAAATGGGATTTTAAAGCTGCAGATCCGATATTTCGTTTAAGAGGCACAACGCTCGGTCTCATCGGTTTTGGCAACATCCCGCAGAACCTGACAAAGAAAGCTCAGGCCTTCGGGATCAAGGTAGTGGCTTACGACCCGTTTGTCCCGCAGGAAGTGGCCGACTCTCATCAGGTGGAGTTGCTCGACTTGAATGAAGTCTGTAACGTATCCGATTATGTATCTGTTCACCTTCCGTTAAATCAGCATACGGAAAAGATCATGAGCGACGAACAGTTTGCAGCAATGAAGAATACAGCCTTTGTAATCAATACAGCGCGTGGTCCGGTGATCGACGAAAAAGCGTTAATCAAAGCTCTCGAACAGAATGAGATTGCAGGTGCAGCTCTCGACGTATTGGAGAAAGAACCGGTGGAGAAGGATAACCCGTTACTGAAAATGGACCAGGTCATCCTCAGTCCCCACGCTGCTTTCTATTCTGTAGAAGCTGAACGGGAGCTTAAACGAAAGGCAGCTGAAAATATCGCCGATACATTATCTGGCTATTTTCCGAAGTACATTGTTGGGGAAGCATAG
- the rpiA gene encoding ribose-5-phosphate isomerase RpiA: MNVENMKRQAGEKAVEYIHDGMTLGLGSGTTVNWMVKKLGDCVREGLNVRAVSSSVKTEKLAHELGIPLVDSDDVNELDLAIDGADEADEHFNLIKGGGGSLLREKMVLELSEKKIIIIDEQKRVSSLGKFHVPVEITPFSWKQTWKKVTDTGCLPTLRKVDDQPFVTDNGNYILDCDYHGAEVNQSLHETLKMTTGVLETGIFTGLADVILTGHHHGVSIHAKN, encoded by the coding sequence GTGAATGTTGAAAACATGAAACGTCAGGCCGGCGAGAAAGCCGTTGAGTATATTCATGACGGGATGACGCTTGGTTTAGGATCAGGCACAACAGTGAACTGGATGGTAAAAAAGCTGGGAGATTGTGTCCGGGAAGGCTTGAATGTCAGGGCTGTTTCCTCCTCTGTCAAGACAGAGAAGCTGGCACACGAGCTGGGGATCCCTTTAGTCGACAGTGATGATGTCAACGAATTGGACCTGGCCATAGACGGAGCGGATGAAGCGGATGAGCATTTTAACCTGATTAAAGGCGGTGGCGGTTCTCTCCTAAGGGAAAAGATGGTATTGGAACTGTCGGAGAAAAAAATCATTATCATTGATGAGCAAAAACGGGTCTCCAGTCTCGGCAAATTTCATGTGCCGGTAGAAATCACGCCGTTTTCCTGGAAACAAACATGGAAAAAAGTAACCGATACCGGCTGCCTCCCAACTTTGCGAAAGGTCGATGATCAACCGTTTGTCACCGATAATGGCAATTACATACTCGATTGCGATTATCATGGGGCAGAGGTAAATCAGTCGCTTCATGAAACTTTGAAAATGACGACCGGTGTTCTGGAAACCGGCATATTTACCGGTTTAGCCGATGTTATTCTGACCGGACATCATCATGGAGTCTCCATCCATGCGAAAAACTGA
- a CDS encoding bifunctional 4-hydroxy-2-oxoglutarate aldolase/2-dehydro-3-deoxy-phosphogluconate aldolase yields MGSNLEQLKHSPVIAVLRTPPEDKVFNIVEALLEGGITNLELTMQQPDSADMLAELNRRYGDRAWIGAGTVMDEVTAVNAIHAGASFIFSPNYNEKVVKAAKRYGVISIPGVLTPSEMVQAVEQGADCVKIFPASAFGPRYIKELKGPFPQIPVIPTGGISEENIQEYWNAGAIACGMGSSLLDKQAIENSQFSELTKRAKRIMSKLK; encoded by the coding sequence ATGGGTTCAAATCTAGAACAACTGAAGCATTCGCCTGTGATTGCTGTACTCAGGACGCCCCCTGAAGATAAAGTTTTTAATATTGTGGAAGCTCTTTTAGAAGGGGGAATCACGAACCTGGAGCTGACGATGCAGCAGCCGGATTCGGCAGATATGCTGGCTGAGTTGAACAGAAGGTATGGCGACCGAGCATGGATCGGCGCAGGGACGGTTATGGATGAAGTGACTGCTGTAAATGCGATTCACGCTGGAGCATCATTTATTTTTTCACCGAATTATAACGAGAAGGTTGTGAAGGCTGCCAAAAGGTACGGGGTAATTTCAATCCCCGGAGTTCTTACGCCTTCGGAAATGGTACAGGCAGTTGAGCAGGGGGCGGACTGTGTGAAAATATTTCCCGCTTCTGCATTCGGACCGCGTTATATAAAGGAATTAAAAGGACCATTCCCGCAAATTCCGGTCATTCCAACCGGAGGCATCAGTGAAGAGAATATCCAGGAGTACTGGAATGCTGGGGCCATTGCCTGCGGGATGGGCAGTTCGCTGCTGGACAAACAGGCCATTGAAAACAGTCAGTTCTCTGAGCTTACGAAACGGGCAAAAAGAATCATGAGCAAATTAAAGTAA
- a CDS encoding sugar kinase has protein sequence MNSSEVITVGETMVILNPEQSVPLEYAHSFTKQIGGAESNVAVGLSRLGHRAGWISRLGNDPFGNYVRQVIRGEGVDTSMVTVDESAPTGMFFKERKSGNKVNVYYYRAHSAASRLDKSQLDSAYVEEAKYVLVSGILPALSESCLEVTEELLKMGRDYQIPVVFDPNLRLKLWSDKKEAVRTLNHIAERSDVILIGQTEGFQLMGSYDPKEIAAFYRKLNPEVTVIVKLGESGAYYSTSDEDGTVPGYPVAKVVDPIGAGDAFAAGFLSGQLKGLNIHDSVKYGNAAGAVTVQVPGDIEGFPRSDELINMIEQTNSKTDDTVLEDVNR, from the coding sequence ATGAATTCATCAGAAGTCATTACTGTCGGGGAAACGATGGTGATATTAAATCCTGAGCAGTCCGTACCTCTCGAATATGCCCATTCATTTACGAAGCAAATCGGAGGAGCGGAATCAAATGTAGCAGTAGGGCTAAGCAGGCTAGGGCACCGGGCCGGATGGATCAGCCGTCTCGGCAATGATCCGTTTGGAAACTATGTCCGCCAGGTCATCCGCGGTGAAGGTGTCGATACCTCGATGGTAACAGTAGATGAGTCAGCACCGACCGGAATGTTTTTTAAGGAGAGAAAATCGGGCAATAAGGTGAATGTCTATTACTACCGTGCCCATTCAGCAGCAAGTCGGTTGGATAAATCACAGCTGGACAGCGCTTATGTAGAAGAGGCCAAGTACGTACTTGTCTCCGGTATTCTGCCGGCTTTAAGCGAGAGTTGTCTGGAAGTTACGGAAGAACTGCTGAAAATGGGCCGTGATTATCAGATCCCGGTTGTATTCGATCCGAATTTACGACTGAAATTGTGGTCGGATAAAAAAGAGGCGGTTCGCACGCTCAATCATATTGCCGAGAGATCGGATGTGATTCTGATCGGTCAGACTGAAGGTTTCCAGCTGATGGGCAGCTACGATCCGAAAGAAATTGCGGCTTTTTACAGGAAGTTGAATCCTGAAGTGACAGTCATCGTGAAATTAGGTGAAAGCGGTGCCTATTATTCGACTTCAGATGAAGATGGGACAGTGCCGGGCTATCCGGTCGCCAAAGTTGTCGATCCCATCGGTGCTGGAGATGCCTTTGCAGCCGGCTTTCTGAGCGGGCAGTTAAAAGGCTTGAATATTCATGACTCTGTGAAGTACGGAAATGCCGCTGGAGCGGTTACTGTTCAGGTGCCAGGAGATATTGAAGGATTTCCAAGGTCTGATGAGTTAATCAACATGATCGAACAGACCAATTCGAAAACGGATGACACAGTCTTGGAAGACGTAAACAGATAA
- the dgoD gene encoding galactonate dehydratase translates to MKITSMECFIVPPRWCFLKVETDEGLVGWGEPVVEGRAHTVKAAVKELEDYLIGSNPLAIEDTWNVLYRSGFYRGGPIHMSAIAGIDQALWDIKGKWLNVPVYELLGGACRDKMRVYSWIGGDRPDDVANEVKKQLESGFTAVKMNATNELQYIDSYKKVDEAVDRIAAIRDAVGDQVDVGIDFHGRVHKPMAKILAKALEPYRPMFIEEPVLPENNEALAEIAKNTSIPIATGERMYSRWDFKNLFEQGYADIIQPDLSHAGGITECRKIASMAEAYDIALAPHCPLGPVALASCLQVDAVSHNAFIQEQSFGIHYNVGNDLKDYVTDESVFNFRDGFVELPKGPGLGIDIDEEKIRKAHDDNFKWKNPVWRHKDGSVAEW, encoded by the coding sequence ATGAAAATCACGTCTATGGAATGCTTTATTGTTCCACCAAGGTGGTGCTTCTTAAAAGTGGAGACAGACGAAGGTCTTGTCGGCTGGGGAGAGCCGGTCGTGGAAGGCCGTGCCCACACAGTTAAAGCAGCAGTTAAGGAACTGGAGGATTACTTAATCGGCTCTAACCCACTTGCTATTGAAGATACATGGAATGTATTGTACAGAAGCGGATTTTACAGAGGCGGCCCAATTCATATGAGTGCCATTGCCGGCATTGATCAGGCGCTCTGGGATATAAAAGGAAAGTGGTTGAACGTCCCTGTATACGAATTACTTGGCGGAGCATGCCGGGATAAGATGCGTGTTTACTCCTGGATTGGAGGAGACAGGCCGGATGATGTGGCTAATGAAGTAAAGAAACAACTGGAATCGGGCTTTACTGCCGTGAAGATGAATGCAACCAATGAGCTGCAGTATATCGATTCCTACAAAAAAGTGGATGAAGCAGTTGACCGCATTGCGGCAATTCGTGATGCAGTTGGAGACCAGGTCGATGTCGGGATCGATTTTCACGGGCGCGTGCATAAACCGATGGCTAAGATTCTTGCAAAAGCGCTGGAGCCGTACAGACCGATGTTTATTGAAGAGCCTGTCCTTCCGGAAAACAATGAAGCACTCGCTGAAATCGCTAAGAATACCTCGATTCCGATCGCCACCGGGGAACGAATGTATTCCAGATGGGATTTTAAAAACCTGTTTGAGCAGGGCTATGCAGATATAATCCAGCCCGATCTTTCTCATGCAGGTGGCATTACAGAATGTAGGAAAATCGCATCAATGGCAGAAGCGTATGACATCGCTCTTGCTCCACATTGCCCGCTCGGCCCGGTCGCACTTGCTTCGTGTCTACAGGTCGATGCGGTATCTCACAATGCCTTTATTCAGGAGCAGAGTTTCGGTATTCATTATAATGTAGGTAATGATCTTAAAGACTACGTGACGGACGAGTCGGTTTTCAACTTCCGAGATGGTTTTGTAGAACTTCCGAAAGGGCCAGGGCTTGGAATCGACATTGACGAAGAGAAAATCCGTAAAGCACATGATGACAATTTTAAGTGGAAAAACCCGGTGTGGCGTCATAAAGACGGCAGTGTTGCAGAGTGGTAG
- a CDS encoding HPr family phosphocarrier protein, translated as MEKATAEIVINLNEKQTIVELTQLLAPFKSDVYIVNRSGGNVVEANVKSFLGLVSLRIGNGNRVTARAEGSDAQEALNKVVQFLT; from the coding sequence ATGGAGAAGGCTACGGCGGAAATCGTCATTAATCTAAATGAAAAACAAACAATTGTTGAGTTGACACAATTGCTCGCCCCGTTTAAGTCGGATGTCTATATCGTCAACCGGTCCGGAGGGAATGTCGTTGAAGCCAATGTAAAGAGTTTCCTTGGACTTGTGAGCCTGCGGATCGGTAACGGAAACAGAGTGACGGCCCGGGCGGAGGGCTCAGATGCTCAAGAGGCGTTAAATAAAGTGGTACAGTTTTTAACTTAA
- a CDS encoding TRAP transporter large permease has product MTEAILFISFAILLMLSVPVGIALGVATLLTIAFADVLSFEFLAQAMVTSIDSFPLMAVPFFIIAGEIMGRGGITERLFGVANSLVGNKTGGFAIATIVTALFFAAISGSAPATVAAIGGMMIPAMVSLGYDKRFATATVAAAGSLGVMIPPSIPMVMYGVTGSTSIGDLFIAGIFPGLIVATGLIAFAYYYSKKMGYRGTNNEPFSMKRFARECWHAKWALLIPFIILGGIYGGIFTPTEAAVIAVVYGLIVSVFVYKELPVSKLPSVLASGSLTTATVLIVVGSATAFGQLLTREQVPTRIANWMVTISENPVIIMLLIIVLLLIVGCFMDTLAAIIILTPLLLPVAMEFGYDPVHFGMVMIVTLAIGFITPPLGVNLFVSSGISGLPIMSIAKAVIPYFIAMIVALLIITFIPQISLYLPSFR; this is encoded by the coding sequence GTGACTGAAGCAATATTGTTTATAAGTTTTGCTATTTTACTGATGCTAAGTGTACCGGTCGGAATTGCACTCGGGGTAGCGACACTTTTGACCATCGCATTTGCTGATGTACTGTCTTTTGAGTTTTTGGCACAGGCGATGGTAACATCAATTGATTCATTTCCTTTAATGGCTGTTCCATTCTTCATCATCGCAGGTGAGATTATGGGGCGGGGCGGTATTACAGAAAGGCTGTTCGGTGTTGCCAATTCACTTGTGGGTAATAAAACAGGCGGCTTCGCGATTGCAACGATTGTGACTGCTTTGTTCTTTGCTGCCATTTCAGGTTCTGCACCTGCCACTGTAGCCGCAATCGGGGGAATGATGATCCCGGCTATGGTCAGCTTAGGGTATGATAAACGCTTTGCAACAGCAACTGTAGCCGCAGCAGGCTCGCTCGGTGTAATGATCCCTCCGAGTATACCAATGGTTATGTATGGTGTAACGGGCTCTACATCCATTGGGGACCTGTTTATTGCTGGTATTTTTCCGGGACTGATTGTTGCTACAGGATTGATTGCTTTTGCGTACTACTACTCAAAAAAAATGGGCTATAGAGGCACGAACAATGAACCTTTTTCAATGAAACGCTTCGCGAGAGAGTGCTGGCATGCCAAATGGGCACTCCTGATTCCATTCATTATTCTCGGCGGTATTTATGGTGGCATTTTTACGCCTACAGAAGCTGCTGTGATTGCGGTCGTTTATGGGCTGATAGTCAGTGTGTTCGTATATAAAGAGCTGCCGGTTTCAAAGCTTCCAAGTGTACTAGCTTCGGGGTCTTTGACAACAGCGACGGTTCTGATTGTAGTAGGTTCGGCAACAGCGTTCGGCCAGCTTCTTACGAGAGAGCAGGTGCCGACACGGATTGCCAACTGGATGGTCACCATTTCAGAGAATCCGGTTATTATTATGCTTTTAATTATTGTCCTTCTGTTAATAGTAGGCTGTTTCATGGATACGCTAGCCGCCATCATTATTCTGACACCGCTTCTTCTTCCGGTAGCGATGGAGTTCGGCTATGACCCGGTTCACTTCGGTATGGTCATGATTGTCACGCTCGCGATCGGATTTATTACTCCGCCTTTAGGCGTAAACTTATTTGTAAGCTCCGGTATTTCTGGGCTGCCCATTATGTCGATTGCCAAGGCTGTTATACCTTACTTTATTGCGATGATTGTTGCTCTGCTTATCATTACTTTTATTCCTCAAATTTCTCTTTACCTTCCGTCATTCCGTTAA
- a CDS encoding TRAP transporter small permease, translated as MRIIRWLDEHIEEVLLVIFSSIMIFIIALQVFMRYVIGDSLAWSEELARFSFIWLVYIGISYGIKKQRHIKVDVMLVLFKERGKIILNMISNVIFLAFAVVVVYYGNEIATRILELGQRSPGLGVPMGFVYLATPVGMGLTIIRLIQQLIQQGRALAGKGDFSVELEHDKALEDQDDLIESSEQEDPKVDR; from the coding sequence ATGCGGATTATACGGTGGCTTGATGAGCATATTGAAGAAGTGCTGCTGGTGATCTTCTCCAGCATCATGATCTTTATCATCGCTCTGCAAGTATTTATGCGCTATGTGATTGGCGATTCCCTTGCATGGTCAGAAGAACTGGCGAGGTTTTCTTTTATCTGGCTTGTCTATATCGGTATTAGTTACGGTATTAAGAAACAGCGGCATATCAAGGTCGATGTCATGCTCGTTCTCTTTAAAGAGCGAGGCAAAATTATTTTAAATATGATCTCTAACGTTATTTTTCTCGCGTTTGCTGTGGTCGTTGTTTATTACGGAAATGAGATCGCCACGCGTATTCTGGAACTGGGTCAAAGGTCACCAGGCCTCGGAGTTCCTATGGGTTTTGTGTATCTAGCCACACCAGTAGGCATGGGATTGACGATTATCCGTCTTATTCAGCAGTTAATTCAGCAAGGAAGAGCGTTAGCCGGAAAAGGCGATTTTTCTGTTGAATTAGAACACGATAAAGCACTGGAAGACCAGGATGATCTGATCGAAAGCAGTGAGCAGGAAGATCCGAAAGTGGATAGATAG
- a CDS encoding TRAP transporter substrate-binding protein, with amino-acid sequence MKKNKLFTGLASLALVAGLVACGGEDDASNGADDGANGENESDTNGDEASEYSSAEASYVIEAGIGLNNQHPQYEGLLRFKEIVEESTDGDVYVETYHSSTLGDDRQMMEALQLGSQEVTIPSTAPITNFVEEYAILDFPFLFPNEEVAMEVLNGEVGDRLLDALEDQEMVGLAWWENGYRDLTNSVQPVATAEDFEGLTLRTMENEVHLEAFSELGANPTPMAFGELFTGMQQGTVDGQENPLATIYLEGYYEVQDHYSDTNHVYSPFVFLMSKQFYDGLPDNYQEIVRDAAQDAGEFQIEENRRQNNELLDSLIDEGMEYTEVTDEAREEMAEIVQPVNDSFAEKLDQDFVEQFYDAIEEAEQNLE; translated from the coding sequence ATGAAGAAAAACAAATTGTTTACAGGGTTAGCATCACTAGCATTAGTTGCCGGACTTGTGGCATGCGGAGGAGAAGACGATGCTTCAAATGGTGCAGACGACGGTGCGAATGGTGAAAATGAAAGCGATACCAATGGAGATGAAGCTTCTGAATACAGCAGTGCTGAAGCGTCTTATGTCATTGAAGCAGGGATTGGTCTGAATAACCAGCATCCACAGTATGAAGGTTTGCTAAGGTTTAAGGAGATTGTTGAAGAGTCGACTGACGGTGATGTTTATGTTGAAACCTACCACAGCAGTACGCTTGGCGATGACCGACAAATGATGGAAGCGTTACAGCTTGGCAGTCAGGAAGTTACGATTCCTTCAACGGCTCCAATCACAAACTTTGTTGAAGAATATGCGATCCTTGACTTCCCATTCCTATTCCCTAATGAAGAGGTAGCAATGGAAGTGCTGAACGGCGAAGTGGGCGATCGCCTTCTTGACGCTCTAGAAGATCAGGAAATGGTCGGCCTTGCATGGTGGGAAAATGGTTACCGTGATTTAACGAACAGTGTTCAGCCAGTTGCAACAGCTGAAGACTTCGAAGGTCTCACTTTACGTACGATGGAAAATGAAGTTCACCTGGAAGCATTCTCGGAGTTAGGTGCGAACCCTACACCGATGGCATTTGGTGAGCTCTTTACAGGGATGCAGCAAGGAACAGTAGACGGGCAGGAAAACCCGCTCGCGACGATTTACCTTGAAGGGTACTATGAGGTTCAAGATCACTATTCCGATACGAACCACGTTTACAGCCCCTTTGTTTTCCTAATGAGTAAGCAGTTCTACGATGGGCTTCCAGATAATTATCAGGAGATCGTACGTGACGCCGCTCAGGATGCCGGAGAATTCCAGATTGAAGAAAACCGCCGTCAAAACAATGAACTTCTTGACAGCCTGATTGATGAAGGTATGGAATATACCGAAGTAACAGATGAGGCGCGAGAAGAAATGGCAGAAATCGTTCAGCCGGTCAATGACAGTTTTGCAGAGAAGCTGGACCAGGATTTTGTAGAACAATTTTATGATGCAATTGAAGAAGCAGAACAAAATTTAGAGTAA